In Grus americana isolate bGruAme1 chromosome 4, bGruAme1.mat, whole genome shotgun sequence, one genomic interval encodes:
- the KLF3 gene encoding Krueppel-like factor 3: MLMFDPVPIKQEAMEPVSVSYPSNYMDQMKPNKYSVIYSTPSMLHNKFYSNPEGLSNGIQMEPVDLTVNKRSSPPSTGSSPSPLKFQTVHRRTSPGLTLSSPSSPLSKFTPSPPGVQPISMPITIPPVMAAALSRHGLRSPGILPVIQPVVVQPVPFMYAPHLQQPIMVSTVLADEMETPSSMQVPVIESYEKPPLKKAIKVEPGSEPSKTDFYPEQISPPMMTSLSPQQVMLQENHPSVIVQPGKRPLPVESPDTQRKRRIHRCDYEGCNKVYTKSSHLKAHRRTHTGEKPYKCTWEGCTWKFARSDELTRHFRKHTGIKPFQCPDCDRSFSRSDHLALHRKRHMLV, encoded by the exons TCATACCCATCCAACTACATGGACCAAATGAAGCCAAACAAATACAGCGTCATTTATTCTACACCAAGTATGTTGCACAACAAGTTCTACTCAAACCCTGAAGGACTATCAAATGGAATCCAGATGGAGCCAGTAGACCTTACAGTGAACAAACGGAGCTCACCGCCTTCAACTGGAAGTTCTCCTTCCCCCCTAAAATTTCAGACTGTGCATAGGAGAACTTCACCTGGATTGACTCTGTCCTCACCCAGCTCACCTCTCAGTAAATTCACACCATCACCCCCAGGAGTACAGCCTATTTCCATGCCAATAACAATTCCACCTGTAATGGCCGCTGCTCTTTCACGCCACGGACTGAGAAGTCCTGGAATACTTCCAGTTATACAGCCTGTTGTGGTCCAGCCAGTTCCTTTTATGTATGCTCCCCATCTTCAGCAGCCCATCATGGTGTCCACAGTTCTTGCAGATGAGATGGAAACTCCAAGTAGCATGCAAG TGCCTGTCATTGAGTCTTATGAGAAGCCCCCACTGAAGAAAGCAATCAAAGTAGAGCCAGGGAGTGAACCATCAAAGACTGACTTCTATCCTGAACAAATATCACCTCCAATGATGACCTCATTGTCTCCCCAGCAAGTAATGTTGCAAGA GAATCACCCTTCGGTTATAGTTCAACCGGGAAAGAGACCTTTACCTGTGGAATCTCCGGACACACAAAGAAAACGCAGAATACATCGATGTGATTATGAAGGCTGCAACAAAGTCTACACTAAAAGCTCCCATCTGAAAGCTCACAGAAGAACCCATACAG gtgAAAAACCATACAAATGCACTTGGGAGGGATGCACGTGGAAGTTTGCTCGTTCTGATGAACTAACGCGGCATTTCCGCAAGCATACAGGAATCAAACCTTTTCAGTGCCCAGACTGTGACCGTAGCTTTTCACGTTCGGACCATCTTGCCCTTCACAGAAAACGCCACATGCTAGTCTGA